One Candidatus Methylomirabilota bacterium genomic window carries:
- the rplS gene encoding 50S ribosomal protein L19, producing the protein MDAIRLVEASQLKKDRDGFGPGDTVRVHVKVVEGEKERTQVFEGVVIRKRGEGARASFTVRRVSYGVGVERTFPLHSPRIERVDLARRGRVRRAKLYYLRKLAGRAARVREKRVVQIPTTLAEQ; encoded by the coding sequence ATGGACGCCATCCGGCTGGTGGAGGCTTCGCAGCTCAAGAAGGACCGCGACGGGTTCGGCCCCGGTGACACCGTTCGCGTCCACGTGAAGGTCGTGGAGGGCGAGAAGGAGCGCACCCAGGTGTTCGAGGGTGTCGTGATTCGCAAGCGCGGCGAAGGCGCCCGCGCCTCTTTCACGGTGCGGCGCGTTTCGTACGGCGTGGGCGTCGAGCGCACGTTTCCCCTGCACTCCCCGCGCATCGAGCGGGTGGACCTGGCCCGCCGGGGCCGCGTGCGCCGCGCGAAGCTCTATTACCTGCGCAAGCTCGCGGGCCGGGCGGCCCGGGTCCGCGAGAAGCGCGTGGTACAAATCCCGACGACTCTCGCCGAGCAATAA
- the trmD gene encoding tRNA (guanosine(37)-N1)-methyltransferase TrmD, producing MRIDIVTLFPALVEPALAESVIGRARTRGLVDIRVVNLRDYAEGKHRVTDDYPFGGGGGMVLKPEPLFAAVEALRTPAARVILMDPRGRLFTQQMAGELASAKHVILLAGRYEGVDERVSEMLVDDAVSIGDYVLTGGELPALVVTDTVVRLLPGVLGCPGGAERESFAGGLLEPPQYTRPEEFRGARVPAVLLSGDHARITRWRRGQALYRTWRTRPDLLERADLTEDEQRLVDGFKRGEKPE from the coding sequence ATGCGCATCGACATCGTGACGCTCTTCCCGGCCCTGGTGGAGCCGGCGCTGGCCGAGTCGGTGATCGGGCGCGCGCGGACGCGCGGACTCGTTGACATCCGGGTGGTGAATCTCCGAGACTACGCGGAGGGCAAGCACCGGGTTACCGACGATTACCCGTTTGGCGGAGGCGGCGGGATGGTGCTCAAGCCCGAGCCGCTCTTCGCCGCCGTCGAAGCGCTCCGCACGCCGGCCGCGCGCGTGATCCTGATGGACCCGCGCGGGCGGCTGTTCACCCAGCAGATGGCCGGGGAGCTGGCGAGCGCGAAGCACGTGATCCTGCTGGCCGGGCGGTACGAGGGCGTCGACGAGCGCGTGAGCGAGATGCTCGTCGACGACGCCGTGTCGATCGGCGACTACGTGCTGACGGGAGGCGAGCTGCCGGCCCTGGTGGTGACCGACACGGTCGTGCGGCTCCTGCCCGGGGTGCTGGGGTGCCCGGGAGGCGCCGAGCGGGAGTCGTTCGCGGGCGGCCTGCTGGAGCCTCCGCAGTACACGCGACCGGAAGAGTTCCGGGGCGCACGGGTGCCGGCGGTGCTGCTCTCGGGCGACCACGCCCGCATCACGCGCTGGCGCCGCGGGCAGGCGCTGTATCGGACGTGGCGGACGCGCCCGGATCTGCTCGAGCGCGCGGACCTGACGGAGGACGAGCAGAGGCTCGTGGACGGCTTCAAACGGGGCGAGAAGCCCGAATAA
- the rimM gene encoding ribosome maturation factor RimM (Essential for efficient processing of 16S rRNA) → MSSERLVVIGEIVRAHGLGGEVRVVPLTDDPARFSRVRTCVLWDRTRDAREPRRVVAVRRQGQAILMSLAGCESAEAARALAGRLIAIPESEALPPGPGRFYPWQLEGCRVVTEDGAEVGRVTRIEAAPAQDLWVVEDGPREHLIPAVPEIVLEVDLAARRVVIRPPEGLLDL, encoded by the coding sequence TTGAGTAGCGAGCGGCTGGTGGTCATCGGCGAGATCGTGCGCGCCCACGGCCTGGGGGGCGAGGTCCGGGTGGTGCCGCTGACGGACGACCCGGCGCGGTTCTCGCGGGTGCGCACGTGCGTGCTGTGGGACAGAACGCGGGACGCGCGGGAGCCGCGGCGCGTCGTCGCGGTCCGGCGGCAGGGCCAGGCGATCTTGATGTCGCTGGCGGGCTGCGAGTCCGCCGAGGCGGCCAGGGCCCTGGCCGGACGGCTGATCGCGATCCCGGAGTCCGAGGCGCTGCCGCCCGGGCCCGGGCGCTTCTACCCCTGGCAGCTCGAAGGCTGCCGGGTGGTGACGGAGGACGGAGCCGAGGTCGGCCGCGTGACGCGCATCGAGGCGGCGCCGGCGCAGGACCTCTGGGTCGTCGAGGACGGCCCCCGCGAGCATCTCATCCCGGCCGTGCCGGAGATCGTGCTCGAGGTGGACCTGGCCGCCCGCCGGGTGGTCATCCGGCCTCCCGAGGGCCTGCTCGACCTCTAG
- a CDS encoding KH domain-containing protein: MRELVEHIARELVDEPERVRVTEVEGENVTVIELRVAQSDLGKVIGKQGRTARAIRTILNATATKLRKRAVLEIIE; this comes from the coding sequence ATGCGGGAGCTGGTGGAGCACATCGCCAGGGAGCTGGTGGACGAACCCGAGAGGGTGAGGGTGACCGAGGTGGAGGGGGAGAACGTGACGGTGATCGAGCTGCGAGTGGCCCAGAGCGACCTGGGCAAGGTCATCGGCAAGCAGGGGCGGACCGCGCGGGCAATCCGCACGATCCTCAACGCGACCGCCACGAAGCTCCGCAAGCGCGCGGTCCTCGAGATCATTGAGTAG
- the rpsP gene encoding 30S ribosomal protein S16 has product MPVSIRLRRTGTTRRPTYRVVVADSRSPRDGRFIEIIGHYNPLTNPPTVKIDRARAQAWIAKGAQPSNTVKRLMQNVKEGA; this is encoded by the coding sequence GTGCCAGTTTCGATCCGACTGAGACGGACGGGAACCACACGCAGACCGACGTACCGGGTGGTGGTCGCCGATTCGCGCTCGCCCCGCGATGGGCGATTCATCGAGATCATCGGCCACTACAACCCGTTGACGAACCCGCCCACGGTGAAGATCGACCGGGCCCGCGCCCAGGCGTGGATCGCCAAGGGCGCCCAGCCTTCGAACACCGTGAAGCGGCTGATGCAAAACGTGAAGGAAGGCGCGTAG